The Pirellulales bacterium DNA segment GCACCGACGCCTAGCGTGCATGTGCCGTTCAACAGTCCCTCGATGCTCTGGCTGGTCCGAAAGACCAGAATCACGTCGGTGGCCTGGACGCCGGCCTGCCAGCCGACGCTGCCTCCCGTGAGAATCACGAATTGCGGAAGGCCCCAGTCGCCCTCACGATCGCGGACCATCACCACGCCGCGTCCGCGACGAATGCCGCCCACGAAACCGACCTTGATCACGCCGGGAACGATCGCGATTCCCTGAGCTTCGGAGAGCAGGTTTTCGGGGATCTGCCGAATGGGGATGGTCATGATGTCGTGCAGCACCTGCGTGGCCAGCTCGACGGTCCGTTCAGGACCGCGATTCGCAAAGGCATCTGGCACGAAGACGCCGACGGTCAACAAAACGGCGAAGAGATGCACTCGCAGCATGGAAGGAACTCCCTTTTTCTGAAATCGGGTCGAGAAAAACCGCCCGCACGCTGCCGTTCTACCGGTGCGGGCCGCTCGGCGGCAAGATCGTTTTTTCGGTCGCTACCGCAGTCATGCCTGCGGAGTACAATATGCCGAAGCATGCGGCCGCTCGCATGCGCCCGTAGCTCAATCGGATAGAGCAGCGGATTTCTAATCCGCAGGTTACAGGTTCGAGTCCTGTCGGGCGTGCTCAAAGAGGCAAACCGGGCAACTTGCAAGTTTCCGTCATGGTTGCTTCGTCCGGCATATTCGCCAGCAGCGGTCACGGCGGCCACAAAGTTTGCGAATTCTTCCTGGACAACCTCCGCGGTTTTGCCGATAACGGGGAATAGGGAACGAGATCGCCGATTCTCCCGCCCGAAGGTGATTCGATGAAACGTTTAGCACTGGCTCTGGCAGTGGTCGTGGCCGCTTGCACCTCGCACGCGGACGCGGGTTTTCCGGGCAACGGCTACTGGAGTGTCGGGCCCAACCGGCCGCGCCGCCAGACGACGCAATTCGCCAGCAATGGGCCGCGACGCTCGGCGCCGCTCGATATCTATCCGCCGAGCAGCCCGCACTTCGACCATGCTCTTTTCGGACGCGGCTTGACGGGCAGCAGCGGCAGCGCCTACGACAACAACGAATACCGAGGCCGCGCCGCCACGCTTTCCTATGGCTACTGGGACGGCGGGTTCAATCCGGGCCTGTATGGCTTCTCGATGTATCCGCACTTCGACCGCCCCGGCTTCACCTACTGGCAAGGCGGCCAATAGGCATCTTCCGCGCGTAACATGGCCCGACGGGGGGCAAGCCCTCGCTCCGTCACCTCCCTCCCTCCCCCCCTCGCCTACAGGCCGCTGGCATTCGCGCTAGCGCTAGGGTACAAATGAGCTTTCGCGATTTGTGGCAACTGCTTTTGAAGGGGGGGTAGCCGGCAAAGAACCGAGGCCGCTCTGAGGAACAGGGCATGAACACGCGGGAATTCATCGCGAGCATGGCGGAGCAGAACCTGCTCCCCATGGAAGAGCTGGCGAAGATGCAGCGGCATCTGACGCCGGAGCAGCTCGAAAGCACGCCCAACACCTTGGCCCGCGAGCTGATCCGCCGCGGCAAGATCACTCGTTTTCAGGCCGTGCAGATCATCCAGGGCCACAGTCGCTCGCTCACGTTTGGCGAGTACCTCGTGCTGGATAAAATCGGCGAAGGCGCCATGGGGCAAGTCTACAAGGCCGAACACCGCCGCATGAAGCGGATTGTGGCGCTCAAGGTTTTGCCCAGCCAGGCCACCAGCTCCGAGGTGCATGTCAACCGGTTTTATAAGGAAGTGGAGTTGGCCGCTCGGCTTGCGCACCCCAACATCGTCACGGCCTATGACGCGGGCGAATCGCGCGGCCTGCATTATCTGGTCATGGAGTACGTCGAAGGCGGCACTCTCTCGGACCACATCAAGGCCCACGGCCCGCTGACCGTCGACCAGGCCATGAACTGCGTCCTGCAGGCCGCCCGTGGACTCGACTATGCCCACGGCGAAGGAATCATCCACCGCGACATCAAGCCCGCCAACCTGATGGTCAACCCACGCGGGGTGGTCAAGATTCTCGACCTGGGGCTGGCCCGCGTCGAGCATTCGCTGTCGGTGCCGCTGGCGGCCGGATGCACCGAGCTGACCACCTCCGGCCAGGTGCTGGGCACGGTGGATTACATGGCGCCGGAGCAAAGCTACGACAGCCGCACGGCCGATCACCGCTCCGACATCTACAGCCTCGGTTGCACGCTCTATCGCCTGCTGATCGGGCACTCGCCTTACGCCGGCGAAACCATGATGCAGAAGATGATCGCCCATCGCGAGCAGCCGGTTCCCGCTTTACGCGCCCAGCGCGGCGACGTTCCGCCCGCGCTCGACCTGTTCTATCAGCGGATGATCGCCAAGCTGCCCGACCATCGGCCGCAATCGATGCGCGAGGTCGTCCACGCGCTCGAATCGTTGATGGCCGGCACATCGGAAGCGGAATCGACGGTCACGCACATCGAAATTCCGGCCCCGGACGACGACGGCCTGGACAGCTTTTTGCAGCGGATCGCGGGCAGTTCGGGCATTGGGAAGGCGGCGAGCAACACGGAAACGGTGATGTCGGGCGGCTCGAACACCTTCCGTTCCCCGCCCAGTTCCATCACGGTGGCCCGCCTGCGCCGCAAGAGAACGCAGGCCGCGGCCGGCTGGCTGATTGCGGCGGCCGCCGGCGCCGCAATCATGCTGGGTCTCGGCTCCTGGTTGTCGGGCCGCGCTCAGCGCGATGCGGAGAAGACGCCCGTCGAGACCAAATCGGCCCAAAAGAAGACGCCGAAGTCACCCGCGCGGGCGGTCAAGCGCCGGCGTCCCATCGGCGGTTGACCAGAGAAACACATTTCCGAGAACTTGATGCCCGCGTCTCGATCGAGCACAATCAAGTCGCGATCAAGCTAATCGCCTTATCTCACGTTCAGGAACATCCCATGACCCGCACACCGCTTTCCATCGGCCGACCGAACTTGATTGGCCTTGCTCTGCCCCTGCTAGCGTTGGCTTTTGCACAGACTGCCGGGGCCGGGCAGCAAGACAAGCACTTCGAAAAAGAAATCACGATCACGGTCAAGCTCAACTATCTGTTGTTCTTGCCCGCAGGCTACGACAAAAGCGACAAGCAGTGGCCGCTGATTCTGTTTCTGCACGGAGCGGGCGAGTCGGGCAAAGACCTGGAAAAGGTCAAGATTCACGGACCGCCCAAGATCGTCGAGAACCAACCCGACTTTCCCTTCATTGTGGTTTCGCCGCAGAGCCGGCGCCGGGGCTGGAACCCCGACGCGCTCAAGGCCCTGCTCGACGAGGTGCTGGCCGACTATCGCGTCGACCGCGACCGCGTTTACTTGACGGGGCTGAGCATGGGCGGTTTCGGCACCTGGATGCTGGCCGCCGAGCATCCCGACTATTTCGCGGCCATCGTGCCGATCTGCGGCGGCGGCGACCCGGAAGACGCACCGAAGCTCAAACAACTGCCGATCTGGGTCTTTCACGGCGCCAAGGACGAATCCGTAAAGCTAGAACGCTCTCAGGAAATGGTCGACGCACTGAAAAAAGCCGGCGCGGACGTGAAGTTCACCGTCTATCCCGAAGCCGCCCACGACTCGTGGACCCAGACGTATGAGAATCCGGAGCTTTATGAGTGGCTGCTGAGCCACAAACGCGGATGAGGAATGAGGGATCAGGGGTGAGAGATGAGGGATGAGGTTGAACTTATGAAAGGCTGGTCTGCAAAATCCCTCATCCCGTATCTCTCATCTCTCATCCTGCTGACGCTGGCGCTTGGTTGTGGAAGCGTTGACGAAGAAGCACCGGCTACGACGCCCGCGACAAATCAGGTGCGCTTGTTCTTGAACTGGTATCCGGAGGCGGAACACGGCGGCTATTACGCGGCCTTGCGCGAAGGCTACTATCGCGATGCGGGACTCGATGTGGAAATCGTCAAGGGCGGGCCGTCCGCGCCGGTCCTGCCGCAAGTCGACCGCGGAGAGATGGAGTTCGGCATCACCAACGCCGACGGCCTGCTCTTGGCACGGGCGGAAGAGGTCGAGGCAGTGGCGCTGATGGCGCCGCTGCAAATCAGCCCGCGGTGCATCATGGTCCATCTCGCCTCAGACATCAACGACTTCGGCGATCTGAAGAACATGACGATCGCCATGAACCCGCAGCCGTTTTCGTCGTTCTTAGAGCGGCATGTGCCGTTGGAGGGGGTGACGATTGTGCCCTATCAAGGAAGCGTCGCGGCGTTTCTCAATGACAAGAACTTCGCCCAGCAAGCCTATCTGTTCAGCGAGCCGTTTGTGGCCGAACAGCAGGGAGGCGATCCCAAGTCGCTGCTGGTCGCCGACCTGGGCTTTAACCCCTACACCAGCGTGCTCGTTACGAGCGAAACGTACTTGCGACAGCACGAGGAGATCGTCGCCAAAATGGTCGCCGCCAGCATCCGCGGCTGGCAACACTATATTGACCACCCTGAAAAGACCAACGACTACATCCACGAAATCAACGCCGAGATGGATCTCGCCGCACTGGCCTACGGCGTCAAGGCATTGCGGCCCCTGGTGCTCGACGACGCCGCCAACGAGCACGGCATCGGCAGCATGTCGCTCGATCGCTGGCAGAAGCTGGCTCAGCAGTTGGAAGAACTCGAACTCCTCAAACCCGGCGCGGTCGATGCCGAGAAGGCATTCACCACGAAGTTTCTGAGGCGTGTTGAGGAAGCACCGTAGCGTGGGACCAGCGAGCTTGCGAGCGCCGGCCCACCGTTGGTGACGTCGATTACGGTGGGCCGGCGCTCGCAAGCTCGCTGGTCCCACCCTACCTACACGACTTCGGCCATCG contains these protein-coding regions:
- a CDS encoding serine/threonine-protein kinase, encoding MNTREFIASMAEQNLLPMEELAKMQRHLTPEQLESTPNTLARELIRRGKITRFQAVQIIQGHSRSLTFGEYLVLDKIGEGAMGQVYKAEHRRMKRIVALKVLPSQATSSEVHVNRFYKEVELAARLAHPNIVTAYDAGESRGLHYLVMEYVEGGTLSDHIKAHGPLTVDQAMNCVLQAARGLDYAHGEGIIHRDIKPANLMVNPRGVVKILDLGLARVEHSLSVPLAAGCTELTTSGQVLGTVDYMAPEQSYDSRTADHRSDIYSLGCTLYRLLIGHSPYAGETMMQKMIAHREQPVPALRAQRGDVPPALDLFYQRMIAKLPDHRPQSMREVVHALESLMAGTSEAESTVTHIEIPAPDDDGLDSFLQRIAGSSGIGKAASNTETVMSGGSNTFRSPPSSITVARLRRKRTQAAAGWLIAAAAGAAIMLGLGSWLSGRAQRDAEKTPVETKSAQKKTPKSPARAVKRRRPIGG
- a CDS encoding prolyl oligopeptidase family serine peptidase, whose amino-acid sequence is MTRTPLSIGRPNLIGLALPLLALAFAQTAGAGQQDKHFEKEITITVKLNYLLFLPAGYDKSDKQWPLILFLHGAGESGKDLEKVKIHGPPKIVENQPDFPFIVVSPQSRRRGWNPDALKALLDEVLADYRVDRDRVYLTGLSMGGFGTWMLAAEHPDYFAAIVPICGGGDPEDAPKLKQLPIWVFHGAKDESVKLERSQEMVDALKKAGADVKFTVYPEAAHDSWTQTYENPELYEWLLSHKRG
- a CDS encoding ABC transporter substrate-binding protein, which translates into the protein MKGWSAKSLIPYLSSLILLTLALGCGSVDEEAPATTPATNQVRLFLNWYPEAEHGGYYAALREGYYRDAGLDVEIVKGGPSAPVLPQVDRGEMEFGITNADGLLLARAEEVEAVALMAPLQISPRCIMVHLASDINDFGDLKNMTIAMNPQPFSSFLERHVPLEGVTIVPYQGSVAAFLNDKNFAQQAYLFSEPFVAEQQGGDPKSLLVADLGFNPYTSVLVTSETYLRQHEEIVAKMVAASIRGWQHYIDHPEKTNDYIHEINAEMDLAALAYGVKALRPLVLDDAANEHGIGSMSLDRWQKLAQQLEELELLKPGAVDAEKAFTTKFLRRVEEAP